One Actinopolymorpha sp. NPDC004070 DNA segment encodes these proteins:
- a CDS encoding acetyl-CoA C-acetyltransferase, with translation MTDAFVFDAVRTPRGKGKRGSLHSVKPVTLATTVLTALANRADLDTARVDDVVFGIVTPVGEQGADLARTAVLVAGWDVGVPGTQLNRFCASGLEAVNLAAQKVASGYDDLVVAGGVESMSRVPMGSDGGAWFIDPETNLKTGFVPQGISADLLATLEGLDRADVDTFAATSQQRATLARDKGYFERSLVPVVDVSDEVLLDQDEAIRPETTVGGLAALPTSFAKMGALGFDAVAMDRYPSVERIRHVHTAGNSSQIVDGAAAVLIGSERAGRDLGLTPRARIVSAAAVGTDPTLMLVGPGPAARRALDKAGLTPKDIDLYEVNEAFAAVVLRFMRELDLSPEVVNVNGGAIALGHPLGATGAMLVGTVLDELERRDLRRGLVTLCVGGGMGVATVIERL, from the coding sequence ATGACCGATGCGTTCGTCTTCGATGCCGTCCGCACCCCCCGGGGCAAGGGGAAGCGGGGTTCGCTGCACAGCGTGAAGCCGGTGACGCTGGCCACGACCGTGCTCACCGCGCTGGCCAACCGCGCGGACCTGGACACCGCCCGGGTGGACGACGTGGTGTTCGGAATTGTCACGCCGGTGGGCGAACAGGGCGCTGACCTGGCCCGGACCGCCGTACTGGTGGCCGGCTGGGACGTCGGCGTGCCCGGCACCCAGCTGAACCGGTTCTGCGCGTCGGGGCTGGAGGCGGTCAACCTGGCCGCGCAGAAGGTCGCCTCGGGCTACGACGACCTGGTGGTCGCCGGCGGTGTGGAATCGATGTCACGGGTGCCGATGGGCTCCGACGGGGGTGCGTGGTTCATCGACCCGGAGACGAACCTGAAGACCGGCTTCGTACCGCAGGGCATCAGCGCCGACCTGCTGGCCACCCTGGAGGGTCTGGACCGCGCGGACGTGGACACGTTCGCCGCGACGTCGCAGCAGCGGGCGACGCTGGCCCGCGACAAGGGTTACTTCGAACGCTCGCTGGTCCCGGTCGTCGACGTCAGCGATGAGGTGCTGCTGGACCAGGACGAGGCGATCCGGCCGGAGACGACGGTCGGCGGGCTGGCCGCGCTGCCCACGAGCTTCGCGAAGATGGGTGCGCTCGGGTTCGACGCGGTGGCGATGGACCGCTACCCCAGTGTGGAACGCATCCGGCACGTGCACACCGCGGGCAACTCCTCCCAGATCGTGGACGGCGCGGCCGCCGTGCTGATCGGCAGCGAACGCGCCGGCCGCGACCTCGGCCTGACTCCGCGTGCGCGGATCGTCAGCGCCGCCGCGGTCGGCACCGATCCCACCCTGATGCTGGTCGGTCCCGGCCCGGCGGCCCGCCGCGCTCTTGACAAGGCGGGGTTGACGCCGAAGGACATCGACCTGTACGAGGTGAACGAGGCGTTCGCCGCGGTGGTGCTGCGGTTCATGCGGGAGCTGGACCTGTCGCCGGAGGTCGTGAACGTCAACGGCGGCGCGATCGCGCTCGGCCACCCGCTCGGCGCGACCGGAGCCATGCTGGTCGGCACCGTGCTGGACGAGCTGGAGCGCCGGGACCTTCGCCGCGGCCTGGTGACACTCTGCGTGGGCGGCGGCATGGGCGTCGCCACGGTGATCGAGCGCCTCTGA
- a CDS encoding sulfatase, producing the protein MPTDQRPDRRPNIVMVLTDDHAAHAISAYDDTLLQTPNLDRLAHEGMRFDATYCTNALCAPSRASILTGTYSHVNGVRTLSTHFDAAQPTFVSMLRDAGYQTWLAGKWHLGHGGAHDPQGFDYWEVLDGQGPYWDPELISEHGRRTVPGYTTTILTDLAIERIRQRDPDRPFCLLLHHKAPHRSWDPDTAHTKLFADEDLPEPATLFDDHAGHGRAAREARMRIGRDLNERDLKAPFPPGLTEPERTRWAYQRYLKDYLRCVVSVDENTGRLLDVLDEEGLRDDTLVAYSSDQGFFLGDHGWYDKRFMYDESLRMPLLVRYPPEVPAGSTTDAMALNIDFAQTFLDYAGLEAHPRMQGESLRPLLRGERPDGWRDSIYYRYWEHDDEPHHVEAHYGVRTQRYKLIYYYARGFGLPGASDRTMPPEWELFDLERDPAELTNVWGDPAYAGVREELRAELARLQAQYADEPCEDGDR; encoded by the coding sequence GTGCCGACCGACCAGCGCCCCGACCGCCGGCCGAACATCGTCATGGTCCTCACCGACGACCACGCCGCACACGCCATCTCCGCGTACGACGACACCCTGCTGCAGACGCCCAACCTCGACCGTCTCGCGCACGAGGGCATGCGGTTCGACGCGACGTACTGCACGAACGCCCTGTGCGCGCCGAGCCGGGCGTCGATCCTCACCGGCACCTACAGCCACGTCAACGGCGTCCGCACGTTGTCGACGCACTTCGACGCCGCGCAGCCGACGTTCGTGTCGATGCTGCGCGACGCGGGCTACCAGACGTGGCTGGCCGGGAAGTGGCACCTCGGCCACGGCGGCGCGCACGACCCGCAGGGCTTCGACTACTGGGAGGTGCTGGACGGGCAGGGACCGTACTGGGATCCGGAGCTGATCTCCGAGCACGGGCGGCGCACCGTCCCCGGTTACACCACGACGATCCTCACCGACCTGGCCATCGAACGGATCCGGCAGCGGGACCCGGACCGGCCGTTCTGCCTGCTGCTGCACCACAAGGCGCCGCACCGCAGCTGGGACCCGGACACCGCGCACACCAAGCTGTTCGCCGACGAGGACCTGCCCGAGCCGGCCACGTTGTTCGACGACCACGCCGGGCACGGGCGCGCGGCCCGCGAGGCCCGGATGCGGATCGGCCGTGACCTGAACGAGCGCGACCTCAAGGCGCCGTTCCCACCCGGGCTGACCGAGCCGGAACGGACCCGGTGGGCGTACCAGCGGTATCTCAAGGACTACCTGCGCTGCGTGGTGTCGGTGGACGAAAACACCGGCCGGCTGCTCGACGTGCTCGACGAGGAGGGACTGCGCGACGACACGCTCGTGGCGTACAGCTCCGACCAGGGCTTCTTCCTCGGCGACCACGGGTGGTACGACAAGCGCTTCATGTACGACGAGTCGCTGCGGATGCCGCTGCTGGTGCGCTATCCGCCGGAGGTGCCGGCCGGGTCGACCACCGACGCGATGGCGCTGAACATCGACTTCGCGCAGACGTTCCTCGACTATGCCGGTCTCGAGGCGCATCCGCGGATGCAGGGCGAGAGCCTGCGGCCGCTGCTGCGCGGCGAGCGTCCGGACGGCTGGCGGGACTCGATCTACTACCGCTACTGGGAACACGACGACGAGCCGCACCACGTCGAGGCCCACTACGGCGTCCGCACGCAGCGGTACAAGCTCATCTACTACTACGCCCGCGGCTTCGGCCTGCCCGGCGCGTCGGACCGGACGATGCCGCCGGAGTGGGAGCTGTTCGACCTCGAACGCGACCCGGCCGAACTCACCAACGTGTGGGGCGATCCGGCCTATGCCGGCGTGCGCGAGGAGTTGCGGGCCGAGCTGGCCCGCCTGCAGGCGCAGTACGCCGACGAACCGTGCGAGGACGGCGACCGGTAG
- a CDS encoding GNAT family protein: protein MAERLLLRAFLEADLDVLDRLCTDPEALGTFEWHGFVDPKIRRRRFEKDSYVGEDSTALAVTVDGEVAGLVSWRGLDYAGPEGTCLEVGAALLPEHRGNGLGTQAHRVLVDHLFRFTTVHRLEARVEAGNTAEQRTLEKVGFRREGVLREVCWRDGAWRDAVIYGLLRTDA, encoded by the coding sequence ATGGCCGAACGACTGTTGCTGCGCGCCTTCCTCGAGGCCGACCTGGACGTCCTGGATCGCCTGTGCACGGACCCGGAAGCGCTGGGCACCTTCGAGTGGCACGGGTTCGTGGATCCGAAGATTCGCCGCCGTCGCTTCGAAAAGGACAGCTACGTGGGCGAGGACTCCACCGCGCTCGCCGTCACAGTGGACGGGGAGGTCGCCGGCCTGGTGTCCTGGCGCGGACTGGACTACGCCGGACCCGAAGGCACCTGCCTCGAGGTCGGTGCCGCACTGCTGCCCGAGCACCGCGGCAACGGGCTCGGCACGCAGGCACACCGGGTGCTCGTCGACCACCTGTTCAGGTTCACGACCGTGCACCGGCTCGAGGCTCGGGTCGAGGCCGGGAACACCGCCGAACAACGAACGCTGGAGAAGGTCGGCTTCCGGCGCGAGGGCGTGCTGCGCGAAGTCTGCTGGCGGGACGGCGCCTGGCGGGACGCAGTGATCTACGGCCTGCTCCGCACCGACGCCTAG
- a CDS encoding glycogen debranching N-terminal domain-containing protein, with translation MPQPFLHELVSCVHAPAVALSDADGQIRPGGVQGVLLHDRRALSTLLVDVNGVEPTPVGHAVHDAGTARFVSVARDLGDPGADSTVRVERERRAGPDGIEETLTLVNAARTAVECVVRVRAGSDLAAMDDVRRGGRPPLAALTSAGSGTCAWDGEDVRVTLLAADGAGTHGDERTPVMYETDAERHAVFAWRVSLPARTRWSTSLRLTVERIAAAGGAEPVTATSAFLPAADGPGWSEVDVSGPAELERLVDRSVEDLAALALADPMAPDDVFLAAGSPWFFTLFGRDSLWAARLTLPLGTDLARGTLRTLARRQGTKTNPDTAEAPGKILHEVRQDTLAVGGPGGLPPLYFGTIDATALWISLLHDAWRWGMPAEEVTEFLDPLEAALGWLTGDADADGDGFLEYIDESGHGLANQGWKDSNDSIQFPDGTIADPSIALSEAQAYAHEAAIGGAALLEAFGRPGADRLRDWAEVMRERFRTTFWVSDRRGSFPAIALDGGKRPVDTATSNLGHLLGTGLLNPEESARVAARMAESDLDSGYGLRTMSADAAGFNPLGYHSGSVWPHDTAIGMLGLSRAGHHRAAASLAFGLLRTAPDFAFRLPELFAGTDAHAGDPVLAYPASCRPQAWSAAASVVMLTAALGLEPDVPGGTLRVAPAADFAAWWPLRVSGLRIAGHSLAVAVDASGQVEVQTSAPVKVETRSV, from the coding sequence ATGCCGCAACCGTTCCTGCACGAGCTGGTCAGCTGCGTGCACGCCCCCGCAGTCGCACTGTCCGATGCGGACGGGCAGATCCGGCCCGGTGGCGTGCAGGGCGTGCTCCTGCACGACCGGCGCGCCCTGTCCACCCTGCTGGTCGATGTCAACGGCGTGGAGCCGACGCCGGTCGGGCACGCCGTCCACGACGCCGGTACGGCACGGTTCGTGAGCGTGGCGCGCGACCTGGGCGACCCCGGTGCCGACTCGACGGTGCGGGTCGAGCGCGAACGCCGGGCCGGTCCGGACGGCATCGAGGAGACCCTGACGCTGGTCAACGCCGCCCGGACCGCGGTGGAGTGCGTCGTACGGGTGCGGGCCGGGTCCGACCTCGCCGCCATGGACGACGTACGCCGCGGCGGTCGGCCACCCCTGGCGGCTCTGACCTCGGCGGGTTCGGGCACCTGCGCCTGGGACGGCGAGGACGTCCGGGTGACGTTGCTGGCCGCGGACGGTGCTGGAACGCACGGGGACGAGCGGACGCCGGTCATGTACGAGACCGACGCCGAGCGCCACGCGGTGTTCGCCTGGCGCGTCAGCCTGCCCGCGCGGACCCGCTGGTCGACCTCGCTGCGGCTCACCGTCGAGCGGATCGCTGCCGCCGGCGGCGCCGAGCCGGTGACAGCCACCAGTGCCTTCCTGCCCGCGGCTGACGGCCCCGGCTGGTCCGAGGTCGACGTCTCCGGACCGGCCGAGCTGGAACGGCTGGTCGACCGCAGCGTGGAGGACCTGGCCGCGCTCGCGCTCGCCGACCCGATGGCGCCGGACGACGTGTTCCTCGCCGCCGGCAGCCCGTGGTTCTTCACGTTGTTCGGCCGGGACTCGCTGTGGGCGGCCCGGCTCACCCTGCCGCTCGGCACCGACCTCGCCCGCGGCACGCTGCGGACCCTCGCCCGCCGGCAGGGCACCAAGACCAACCCGGACACCGCCGAGGCGCCGGGCAAGATCCTGCACGAGGTACGCCAGGACACCCTGGCCGTCGGCGGTCCCGGCGGGCTCCCGCCGCTGTACTTCGGGACGATCGACGCCACCGCGCTGTGGATCTCGCTCCTGCACGACGCCTGGCGCTGGGGCATGCCGGCCGAGGAGGTCACCGAGTTCCTCGACCCGCTGGAGGCCGCGCTCGGCTGGCTGACCGGGGACGCCGACGCCGACGGTGACGGCTTCCTGGAGTACATCGACGAGTCCGGGCACGGCCTGGCCAACCAGGGCTGGAAGGACTCCAACGACTCCATCCAGTTCCCCGACGGCACCATCGCCGACCCGTCGATCGCGCTCAGCGAGGCGCAGGCGTACGCCCACGAGGCGGCCATCGGTGGCGCGGCCCTGCTGGAGGCGTTCGGCCGGCCCGGGGCGGACCGGCTGCGGGACTGGGCGGAGGTGATGCGCGAGCGCTTCCGTACGACTTTCTGGGTGTCGGACCGACGCGGCTCCTTCCCCGCGATCGCCCTGGACGGCGGGAAGCGGCCGGTCGACACGGCCACCTCCAACCTCGGCCACCTGCTCGGCACCGGCCTGCTCAACCCGGAGGAGTCCGCCCGGGTCGCGGCCAGGATGGCCGAGTCCGACCTGGACAGCGGCTACGGCCTGCGCACGATGAGCGCCGACGCGGCCGGGTTCAACCCGCTCGGCTACCACTCCGGCTCGGTGTGGCCGCACGACACCGCGATCGGCATGCTCGGGCTGTCCCGCGCGGGCCACCACCGGGCCGCGGCCTCGCTGGCGTTCGGACTGCTGCGGACCGCACCCGACTTCGCGTTCCGGCTGCCGGAACTCTTCGCCGGCACCGACGCCCACGCCGGGGATCCGGTGCTCGCCTACCCCGCCTCGTGCCGGCCGCAGGCGTGGTCGGCGGCCGCCTCGGTGGTGATGCTCACCGCCGCACTCGGGCTGGAGCCGGACGTGCCGGGCGGGACGCTGCGGGTCGCGCCGGCGGCGGACTTCGCCGCATGGTGGCCGCTGCGGGTGAGCGGGCTGCGGATCGCCGGGCATTCGCTGGCCGTCGCCGTGGACGCTTCCGGCCAGGTCGAGGTGCAGACGTCCGCCCCGGTGAAGGTCGAGACCCGCTCCGTGTAG
- a CDS encoding 3-hydroxyacyl-CoA dehydrogenase NAD-binding domain-containing protein yields MTDAVRYDRDADGVVTLTFDQPGQSANVMNADYMTAMGASVDRLERDRDAGELRGVILASAKPTFFAGGDLEMLRDVDRGDLAEFRGFLTDVKAQLRRLERLGRPVVAAINGSALGGGLEIALACHRRIALDDPAVRIGFPEVTLGLLPGAGGIVRSVRLLGLTAALPLLVEGTQLGPGAAAKAGLVDELAATPEDVLARARGWIDARAAEAEGPVQPWDHKGFRVPGQPTDAQGYAALSAAPAMLTSRTHGAYLAPERILAAAVEGSFVDVDTALEIETRYFCDLVTGQVAKNMIGTLWFGRNEVARGASKPPGYEKRPVRTLGVLGAGMMGAGIAHVSAYAGIDVVLADVTADQARAGRDRVAALLDERVAKGRLTPGRRDEVLSRITVTDTGPGMEALAECDLVVEAVFEDRAVKNAVHAAAERAAPRAFLASNTSTLPITGLAAAVQAPERFVGLHFFSPVHRMPLVEIIRGAQTSPVTLAAAFDFVRQIGKLPIIVNDGRGFFTSRVFGTYVTEGIAMVVEGVPPAVVENTARTAGFPVGPLAVADEVSLTLLARVRAQEMADLAAEGHTPAPSPAYDVIEAMVELNRPGKGGGAGFYDYGGDDGRRLWPELAERFATGSGEVPVGDVADRLLFVQALEALRCLNEGVVQTARDANVGTVLGIGFPAWTGGAAQFVSASGGPAVFTARAKELMARYGERFQPPPIKW; encoded by the coding sequence ATGACAGACGCCGTGCGGTACGACAGGGACGCCGACGGTGTCGTCACGCTGACGTTCGACCAGCCGGGCCAGTCGGCCAACGTCATGAACGCCGACTACATGACGGCGATGGGCGCGTCGGTCGACCGGCTCGAACGCGACCGCGACGCGGGCGAGCTCCGCGGGGTGATCCTCGCCTCGGCCAAGCCGACCTTCTTCGCCGGCGGCGACCTGGAGATGCTGCGCGACGTCGACCGCGGTGATCTCGCGGAGTTCCGCGGCTTCCTGACCGACGTCAAGGCGCAGTTGCGTCGGCTCGAACGCCTCGGCCGCCCCGTGGTCGCCGCGATCAACGGGTCCGCGCTTGGTGGCGGCCTGGAGATCGCGCTGGCCTGCCACCGCCGGATCGCGCTGGACGACCCGGCGGTGAGGATCGGCTTCCCCGAGGTGACGCTGGGGCTGCTGCCCGGTGCCGGTGGCATCGTCCGGTCGGTCCGGCTGCTCGGCCTCACCGCCGCGCTTCCGCTGCTGGTCGAGGGCACCCAGCTCGGTCCCGGTGCGGCCGCCAAGGCGGGGCTGGTCGACGAGTTGGCCGCGACACCGGAGGACGTGCTCGCCAGGGCCCGCGGCTGGATCGACGCGCGGGCCGCCGAGGCCGAGGGGCCGGTCCAGCCCTGGGACCACAAGGGGTTCCGGGTGCCTGGCCAGCCCACCGACGCCCAGGGGTACGCCGCGCTGTCGGCCGCTCCGGCGATGCTGACCAGTCGTACACACGGTGCCTACCTCGCACCCGAACGCATCCTCGCCGCCGCCGTCGAGGGCAGCTTCGTCGACGTCGACACCGCGCTGGAGATCGAGACGAGGTACTTCTGCGACCTGGTGACCGGCCAGGTCGCGAAGAACATGATCGGCACGCTGTGGTTCGGCCGGAACGAGGTGGCCCGCGGCGCGTCCAAGCCACCGGGCTACGAGAAGCGGCCGGTGCGCACGCTCGGCGTGCTCGGCGCGGGGATGATGGGCGCCGGGATCGCCCACGTCAGTGCGTACGCCGGCATCGACGTCGTACTCGCCGACGTCACCGCCGACCAGGCCCGCGCCGGGCGGGACCGGGTCGCCGCGCTGCTGGACGAGCGGGTGGCGAAGGGCCGGCTCACGCCCGGCCGCCGGGACGAGGTGCTGTCCCGGATCACCGTCACCGACACCGGGCCCGGCATGGAGGCGCTGGCCGAGTGCGACCTGGTGGTGGAGGCGGTGTTCGAGGACCGCGCGGTGAAGAACGCCGTCCACGCCGCGGCCGAACGCGCCGCGCCCCGGGCGTTCCTCGCGTCCAACACCTCGACCCTGCCGATCACCGGCCTGGCCGCGGCGGTCCAGGCGCCGGAGCGCTTCGTCGGGTTGCACTTCTTCTCACCGGTCCACCGGATGCCGCTGGTGGAGATCATCCGCGGCGCGCAGACCTCGCCGGTGACGCTGGCCGCGGCCTTCGACTTCGTACGCCAGATCGGCAAGCTGCCGATCATCGTCAACGACGGCCGCGGCTTCTTCACCTCCCGGGTGTTCGGCACCTACGTCACCGAGGGCATCGCCATGGTGGTCGAGGGTGTGCCGCCGGCCGTGGTGGAGAACACCGCGAGGACGGCGGGCTTCCCGGTCGGCCCGCTGGCGGTCGCCGACGAGGTGAGCCTCACCCTGCTGGCCCGGGTACGGGCGCAGGAAATGGCAGACCTCGCGGCGGAGGGGCACACGCCCGCGCCCTCTCCGGCGTACGACGTGATCGAGGCGATGGTGGAGCTGAACCGGCCCGGCAAGGGCGGCGGCGCCGGTTTCTACGACTACGGGGGAGACGACGGGAGAAGGCTGTGGCCGGAGCTGGCGGAGCGGTTCGCCACCGGGTCCGGTGAGGTGCCGGTCGGCGACGTCGCCGACCGGTTGCTGTTCGTCCAGGCGCTGGAGGCGTTGCGCTGTCTGAACGAGGGGGTCGTTCAGACGGCTCGCGACGCCAACGTGGGCACCGTGCTCGGGATCGGCTTCCCGGCCTGGACCGGCGGTGCGGCGCAGTTCGTCTCGGCATCCGGTGGGCCCGCGGTGTTCACGGCGCGTGCCAAGGAGCTGATGGCGCGTTACGGCGAACGGTTCCAGCCACCTCCCATCAAGTGGTGA